A genomic stretch from Flavobacterium sp. KS-LB2 includes:
- the gpmI gene encoding 2,3-bisphosphoglycerate-independent phosphoglycerate mutase: MNKKVILMILDGWGKSPDPKVSAIDNANVPFINSLYRNYPSAQLRTDGLNVGLPEGQMGNSEVGHMNLGAGRIVYQDLAKINLAVAHDTLAKEQVLVDAFTYAKTNNKKVHFLGLVSDGGVHSHTSHLRGLIDATQQHGLQKVFVHAFTDGRDVDPKSGKHYIQDLQDYIATTTVKLASVVGRYYAMDRDRRWERVKLAYDLLVNGIGTHSTNAVASIEESYEVNVTDEFIHPTVIVDEDDKPLATIEEDDVVIFFNFRTDRGRELTEVLTQMDCHEQNMHKLNLYYVTLTNYDETYQNVKVVYNKDNITETLGEVLEKAHKTQIRIAETEKYPHVTFFFSGGRELPFLGESRILKNSPKVATYDLQPEMSAFELTDALVPELEKEEVDFVCLNFANGDMVGHTGIMSAAIKACEAVDQCVEKVITTALAHNYTTIVIADHGNCETMINPDGSPNTAHTTNPVPIILVDKDLRAIHDGVLGDIAPTILELMGVEKPEVMTCHSLL, translated from the coding sequence ATGAACAAAAAAGTAATTCTTATGATTTTGGATGGTTGGGGAAAATCTCCAGATCCAAAAGTATCTGCTATTGATAATGCTAATGTGCCATTTATTAACAGTTTATATAGAAATTATCCTAGCGCCCAACTTAGAACAGACGGTTTGAATGTTGGACTTCCTGAAGGACAAATGGGAAACAGCGAGGTAGGACACATGAATCTGGGCGCCGGTAGAATTGTCTATCAGGATTTAGCCAAAATTAACCTTGCCGTTGCACATGACACTTTAGCAAAAGAGCAAGTTTTAGTTGATGCTTTTACGTATGCGAAAACAAACAATAAAAAAGTACACTTTTTAGGTCTAGTTTCAGATGGTGGTGTACATTCTCATACATCACATTTACGCGGCTTAATCGACGCTACACAACAACATGGATTGCAAAAAGTTTTCGTTCATGCCTTTACTGACGGCCGTGACGTAGACCCAAAATCCGGCAAACACTACATTCAGGATTTACAAGATTATATTGCTACTACTACCGTAAAACTGGCTTCGGTTGTGGGACGTTATTATGCCATGGATCGAGACAGACGTTGGGAAAGAGTGAAACTCGCTTACGATTTATTAGTAAACGGAATTGGAACTCATTCAACAAATGCAGTTGCTTCTATCGAAGAAAGTTATGAAGTTAATGTAACCGATGAATTTATTCATCCAACAGTTATTGTTGATGAAGATGACAAGCCATTGGCCACAATTGAAGAAGATGATGTGGTTATTTTCTTTAACTTTAGAACGGACAGAGGAAGAGAATTAACGGAAGTTTTAACTCAAATGGATTGTCATGAACAAAACATGCACAAACTCAATTTGTATTATGTTACGCTTACTAATTATGACGAAACGTACCAAAATGTAAAAGTCGTTTATAACAAAGATAACATCACTGAAACTTTAGGTGAAGTTTTAGAAAAAGCGCATAAAACGCAAATTCGTATTGCCGAAACAGAGAAATATCCACACGTTACTTTTTTCTTTTCTGGAGGAAGAGAGCTACCATTTCTAGGCGAAAGCCGCATCTTGAAAAACTCTCCAAAAGTGGCTACTTATGATTTACAACCGGAAATGAGCGCCTTTGAATTGACAGATGCTTTAGTTCCTGAATTAGAGAAAGAAGAAGTAGATTTTGTTTGTTTGAACTTTGCCAACGGCGATATGGTAGGACATACTGGGATTATGAGTGCAGCCATAAAGGCCTGTGAAGCTGTTGATCAATGCGTAGAAAAAGTAATCACAACTGCACTAGCCCATAATTACACAACAATAGTAATTGCAGATCATGGAAATTGCGAAACAATGATTAATCCTGACGGCAGTCCCAATACAGCGCATACTACAAATCCAGTTCCAATTATTCTAGTAGACAAAGACTTAAGAGCGATTCATGATGGAGTTCTTGGCGATATTGCTCCTACTATCTTGGAATTAATGGGAGTTGAAAAACCAGAGGTAATGACTTGCCATTCTTTACTTTAA
- a CDS encoding DUF5916 domain-containing protein, with protein sequence MKNYLLFCFLLLSFFGYSQKKVLQTKFISEKVEIDGKLNEDIWQSASIASDFITFEPDNGKPIPENKKTEVKVLYDNDAIYIGAMMYDDNPDKILREITQRDDFGTSDIFGVFINGFNDGQQDFQFFVNAADGQADCITTDTNGEDYSWDAVWKSKAVITDKGWIVEMRIPYAALRFSAENKQTWGLNFFREVRRDRFKYTWNFIDSKLGTFTQQTGILEGIENIKPPTRLFLLPYSSFYVDANSRQKTKGTLKGGLDLKYGINDAFTLDMILIPDFGQTKYDDQILNLGPFEQQFNENRPFFTEGTDLFSKGNLVYSRRIGGNPSNYPTTQPNEEIIDNPASVNLINALKVSGRTKNGLGVGILNAVTEKTAASIRNNDTQEIRKEIVEPLANYNVLVLDQRFRKNSSVAFVNTNVTRNGSFRDGNVTALVWDLNTKKNTYNLSGDFKYSYINDLEDKKGINSQLNFSETSGKFRYGIGADIMTKDFDNNDLGINFETNYYSIYANSSYRILNPTKIFNSFNARINGYSQFQKETGKIQASNINFQINSNTKKNHYFGIGFDVNPIETFDYYEPRAANRYVIRPTKIGGFVYISTNYNNAFAIDLNPSYAVFDEAGRNSYGFSIGPRYRFNDKLSLNYNFNFFRQNNNKGYIDSINDDMNSATPNTIVFANRNVITYSNTLSGKYSLNSQMTFNISLRQYWSYAENKNTLSLEQNGRLADFTGYTTNKNSSFYSWNADLSFSWWFAPGSQVSVLYRNNAGAFEREINKKFNDNVTNLLNNDALSHVFSISVRYFIDYNQVKNKF encoded by the coding sequence ATGAAAAATTATCTTTTATTTTGTTTTCTACTGTTGTCATTCTTTGGCTACAGCCAAAAAAAAGTCTTACAAACAAAATTCATTTCGGAGAAAGTTGAAATCGACGGAAAACTTAACGAAGACATTTGGCAATCAGCTTCAATAGCAAGTGATTTTATAACATTTGAACCAGATAATGGTAAACCCATTCCTGAAAATAAAAAAACGGAAGTGAAAGTTTTATACGATAATGACGCTATTTATATAGGCGCCATGATGTATGATGATAATCCTGATAAAATATTACGAGAGATTACACAGCGAGACGATTTTGGGACATCAGATATTTTTGGTGTTTTTATAAATGGTTTCAATGACGGTCAACAAGATTTTCAATTTTTTGTAAATGCCGCAGATGGTCAAGCAGACTGTATCACCACTGACACCAATGGAGAAGACTATTCATGGGATGCCGTTTGGAAAAGCAAAGCCGTAATTACCGACAAAGGCTGGATTGTAGAAATGAGAATTCCTTATGCAGCATTACGCTTTTCAGCAGAGAATAAACAAACTTGGGGACTTAATTTTTTTAGAGAAGTGAGACGAGATCGTTTCAAATACACTTGGAATTTCATCGATTCAAAACTTGGTACTTTTACCCAACAAACAGGAATACTAGAAGGAATTGAAAACATAAAACCACCTACTCGACTTTTTCTTCTACCCTATTCTTCCTTTTACGTAGATGCTAATTCGCGTCAAAAAACAAAGGGAACTCTAAAAGGGGGACTCGATTTAAAATATGGTATAAACGATGCTTTTACACTGGATATGATTTTGATTCCTGATTTTGGCCAAACCAAATACGACGATCAAATATTGAATTTAGGTCCATTTGAGCAACAGTTCAATGAAAATAGACCTTTTTTTACAGAAGGAACCGACTTGTTTAGCAAAGGAAACCTAGTGTACTCGAGACGCATTGGTGGAAACCCAAGCAATTACCCAACCACTCAACCCAATGAAGAAATAATTGATAATCCCGCAAGTGTCAATCTTATAAACGCGTTGAAAGTTTCAGGAAGAACTAAAAACGGATTAGGCGTTGGAATTTTAAATGCCGTTACTGAAAAAACAGCTGCATCAATTCGAAATAATGACACTCAAGAAATCAGAAAAGAAATAGTTGAACCACTTGCAAATTACAATGTTTTAGTACTAGATCAACGCTTTCGCAAAAACTCCTCAGTAGCATTTGTAAATACTAATGTAACTAGAAACGGGAGTTTTAGAGATGGAAATGTAACCGCATTGGTTTGGGATTTAAATACTAAGAAAAATACATATAACCTTTCAGGTGATTTTAAATACAGCTATATCAATGATCTAGAGGACAAAAAAGGAATTAATTCACAATTAAATTTCTCAGAAACTAGCGGAAAATTTCGTTATGGAATAGGCGCTGATATTATGACAAAGGATTTCGATAACAATGATTTAGGCATTAATTTTGAAACAAATTACTACAGTATTTATGCCAATTCCAGCTATCGAATTCTGAACCCTACTAAAATTTTTAACTCATTCAATGCTAGAATAAACGGCTATTCACAATTTCAAAAAGAGACTGGAAAAATACAAGCTAGCAACATTAACTTTCAGATTAATTCAAACACGAAAAAAAATCACTATTTCGGAATCGGCTTTGATGTCAATCCTATAGAAACATTTGATTACTATGAACCAAGAGCGGCAAATAGGTACGTAATCAGACCTACAAAAATAGGCGGATTTGTTTATATTTCAACTAATTATAATAATGCTTTTGCTATTGATTTGAATCCATCCTATGCCGTTTTTGATGAGGCAGGACGAAATTCTTATGGTTTTTCAATCGGTCCAAGATATCGGTTTAATGACAAATTATCGCTGAATTATAACTTCAATTTTTTCAGACAGAACAATAATAAAGGGTACATTGACAGTATTAATGACGACATGAATTCGGCTACGCCAAACACAATTGTTTTTGCCAATAGAAACGTAATTACCTATTCGAATACCCTTTCTGGAAAGTATTCGTTAAACAGCCAAATGACCTTTAATATTTCGCTGCGTCAATACTGGTCGTATGCCGAAAATAAAAATACTTTATCATTAGAACAAAACGGAAGACTGGCTGATTTTACAGGATATACAACTAATAAAAATTCGAGTTTCTATTCTTGGAATGCTGATTTGTCTTTTTCTTGGTGGTTTGCACCAGGAAGTCAAGTTTCAGTCTTGTACCGAAACAATGCTGGGGCATTTGAAAGAGAAATCAATAAAAAATTCAACGATAATGTTACCAATCTATTAAATAATGATGCGTTAAGTCATGTTTTCTCTATTAGTGTGCGTTATTTTATAGATTACAATCAAGTTAAGAATAAATTCTAA